The Periplaneta americana isolate PAMFEO1 chromosome 16, P.americana_PAMFEO1_priV1, whole genome shotgun sequence genome segment AAAGGAAAACTTCCGGTATTTGTCAGACACCAACCCTCAGTTCCTTCATGAAACTCCACTGCAAAGCACTAAAGTAACAGCGTGATGCGGTGTAGTCAGATTTGGAATTACTGGCCCATAGCCTACATTTTCGAGGAACCCCAGAGCAGAAAAGTTACTGTTAACTCAAAACGATATCTTCAAATGCTCAACACCGTCCTGATATCTAAATTAAGAACGAGAGGACATCTTGACACATGGTTCCAGCAAGATGGAGCTGCTGTGCACACAGCCAATATCAAGCATGAACAGATTGCGACAGCTATTTCAGGGCCGACTCTTTTCTCGCTTTCGTGACATCCACTGGCCCTCCAGATCCCCCGACTTATCAGTTTCAGATGTCTTTCTTTGGGGTATCTCAAGGAGAAGGTTTATTCCACTCGCAAGGAGACAATTGAGGAATTAGGCTTCCATCCATGATGAAATTGCAGCCATTCCACGTGACATGCTGGCACGTGTGATGGATAGTTTCCTAAGTCGACCACACACTTGTGAAGTGAATGAAGGAGGACTTTCAccgtattcaatttaaaaaatgagcATGTGTTAGAATTAAAGTAAGTGGCAAAATGTGTGCATTGTTTGCAAATAAACTGCATTTCTAGGTAAGCAAACATTCTTCTATAATTTATTGTTCTTTTCGTACCATAAATTTTGCTCCACCCTGTAtgtactataagtttcaaattagtgtgCGTTACTTGGATTTCTAACGGCAACATGAAGCTTCAAAatacaggtttctcaaaactttaaattttgagttgtttctcttttgaGCTGGGCCGTCGATTTATCAAATTTTGTCTGTcgtgtaaaatgttttattaaacaaaagtttaaaaattgcCACGCAATTTCACAAAACAGTCAACTGTTTTTGTGATAGAagatatattttatgaataaaagGTCGATCATTTATTTGTCACTTGTTGTCTGAAGAACTGTCATCCTAATGAAACAGAGATCATGAGGAGAATGTTGACGGTTGCTTTGTAGCAAAAGACTATTCCCTTTACTCAATGGATTTACTAAGTTATGTCTTTTTACAGtcattttctatattaaattATCAGTGTTCCTTTATGAGACATCGGATGAGTGACCAACAAGTATGGAAGTCACACCGCCATTCCAAGGAGTGCCAATATTGATGGCAATAAAATCgagataatgataatgaatgtAACGGTTAAAAACATTGCTTCCTTCAGTTAATGGTGACGCTAATTCGATGCAACAGTAAAAGTGACAGAGGAAACTGTGAAGAATTTCCACCATCACCAATAACTGACATGTGCGAAAAGCTGCCGCAAGAGGACCAGATATGGACAGACTTTGTACACAAACTGCAGAACTTCACACCGAAATGTCCAGTGCCACCAGTAAGTATATTATCAGcatttcttaatattataaaGCAACACAGAATTACAGAATAATACATTAAGTTCTTGCACTATAAATAACCGTTTTCAAATTAAAGTTTTCGCAAATCCATGCCCTGGCTTTCACGAGTTGCCTTGGTAACTTCCAGACGACCTTACTAGGACTTTAATCACTTACTTAGTCTAACCTTGCAGACAAAGGGAAAGTGAATGGGAACAGAGAAACCCTCGCCCACGTCCTTTTCGCTTAAACCGCCTTTCAAAACACGCACAATAAGGCACTTTGCATCAGTGATGAATTTCAGGCGACCATCGAGAGgcgaaaattcgtaaaagcttTGATAATAATATCATGCAATGTCCCTATTACCTacaaaaataccagctaaaagagcttgaagtaatcggactttctggttggagcaagaggtaccgctactctcttcatgaaagatgtgtttaagaggcttggaatacctacatctattattccgattgtaaccttagctgcatcgaaaggatcaattgctctcctgaagaatcacctatattcgaaatcaaaataagttcagtagcattctttacttttttgtaacacttacctttctaaaaataggagTGGCAAATTTTGAATATGActtgaagaaaattattgcttTATCTACTCTAAGACAGTTGGGTTTAATAATGAGTATTTTATCTATGGGATTTTCTGTTTTagcttttttttcatttattaacacATGCATTATTTAAGGCACTATTGTTTatgtatattttcactaatctcaaaaaaaaaaaaaaaaaaaaaattatttgcagttatgtacttgtaagaatttcattgttaaatcaaaatcaatggtttttcatgaacttgtaaaaatttctatggttaaatactctttgtcccttgtggcagctcacgaatggtgagaagatatataaatataataataactagccgtacccgtgcgctccgctgcacccgttagaaataaatataaagtaattacataattaaaataggacatttgatccagggaacattcgtgtttgatagaaggataaatcgtttattatgttacttaatttaaatttaattaaaaaattaaaatgcgatcattttgatccagagaccactcatttggtcataaaaattagtttaggaaatacaggaaacgaatatacagaatagcctatcaagttttctgtgcataagaatatattttaatcttacctgtcctcgattcactcaggagttactgtgataacattatagcattatgtccatctagagaaactacactttccaatggtgaattaataattaattatacaaatcggttaattaagcttctgatattacttcatagaaacgcagaaacattatctgtaggctatctttcatagctttcgattgttgctgtccaaggccccttatagacgaagtaatttgttttttaatttattacacggccttagatggcagttattttaattttaaaactcatttatctcattaaatatcagtcctatcaaaatttttcaaacaataaaacttatcggaaatgatttttaaagtaatttttatcatgtaacatttttcataaaaatcaataataagcgagatatttcgatttatttaattcaggtccccttataaccccccttttaaataatgtattttgaatgccatatagcgtataatctaagttacgacgaacttaatttatattccaattttcatcgaaatccgttcagccattatcgcgtgaaaaggtaacaaacatacagacagacagacagacataaaacaaaaatttcaaaaaagcgattttcggtttcagggtggttaattatatatgttaggaccaattatttttggaaaatcgaaaattaccagaaaaatttcggctacagatttattattagtatagattatctgCATCAGCAATAACTAGACCTCAGGTGGTCAAGCAAATTCCTGTTTTTTTTCCTATACCTAAAAATCGccaatttcaaaaaaatatttatatgccACATTTATGGGGTCAATTTAGGGAAGTAAGTTATAGTGCCTAACATACTTAATTGACCGTTACTGCCTATTTATGTTCCATTCTAtctaaaagtaaaaaatttagaCATTTTTCTTAGATATACttaattcttatttaattttttcttaatgtATTGTCAACTTGCACTTAATTTCTTACACGGAGCAAACATTTTCTACGTGTAGGGTAAATATTAACCAATGAGAATTCCCAATTTACTTGATTGGTAACATTGTTTGCATTCTTGTATTTTGTTCTGTTCTCGTACAGCGTAAAGCAAAGttagtttttatgtaatttacatttCCATAGATTGtcctgattatttattttttaattttattgggttattttacgacatctaggttatttagcgtctgaatgatatgaagttgataatgccggtgaaatgagtccgggttccagcaccaagttacccagcatttgctcgtattgggttgagggaaaaccccggaaaaaccctcaaccaggtaacttgccccgactgggattcgaatccgggccacctagtttcgcggccagacgtttcCTGATTATCTTATACATTTAATTCAAGTTTTGGGtttgttatataattttcttcGAGCTTTTTAATCGTTGTGATATTATCTATTGCATGAATTTGAACATTCTTTCTGCCATAGCAGACTGCCtaaatgacaaagaatattatataaatttaaatatattaatacaatAGTGTAACAGTAATACACGATATTATGAGAGAAACTATAAAGGAACTACACAATTTGGTATTCAGTTCAGACTATATAAATGGTTGTTTAAATATTCAATCGAACCTTTCGAAGGAAGAAGGGCTATATCTAAACAATTTTGCTTTGGAATggcgaaatatttaatgaaatttaaaaactgttttggAATAGTGCCACGGCTTCCAATCATCAACTCAATGACTGAGaagttgtcaatgttatatttttgttgGGAGTATGCTATTGTTGGTTCATATATGGTTTTATTCTTCCAAGTCAACAGCTTCCGGCTGGTCCACAGTtatttgaatcctctagattcaaaaccccctaatgaccattttgttcataatttagttATGCCctcatattgcttgctaagaatgaattctaattatttatatagtttgaattcgaaaagtaactaaatttaaagaaaaaggttcgttaaaagtcactgttaggttgaaaattctctCTATTTGGAAACAATTACTgtcaaaattcttcaatttgtgaaagtggttataggggattttgaatctataggattcatttcAAATGTTACCATCGGGTCTACGATGAAGCctcataaataatgaaaatattgtttacaGTTATTGTTACAATTTACTGTGTCACCATCGTAATTGTATAATCAGCAAGTAAGTACTATTCATTAAAATTAACATTTggattatatttaatttctaggGATCGTATGCATTTCATCAACATAAGCTGGATATGGATTCAGTGGCCAATATGCCGTTAATGGTAGGATACTGGATAATGAAAAGTGAAGGTTTCGTAGGTGAAGACAAGGTGATGTGCGAACTAAGCGAAATGTCTTTCaccaggaaaaaaattaaaaaggggTAACGTAAGCCATTGGAATgaaaatatatgtatgtgtaaCAATGCTTGAAGCAGCCACGAATAAAATATCCTTGCATAAGTTGTAAcagttctttatttttcataGCCTATATGACATTTTGTCCTTCTGCCATTCTGACAACTGAAGGCACGCCAACAAAGCAGCTACAGTTCAAGTTGCTCAAGTTCCTGTCATATTTTTATACACAGAACGGGTGAACGTCTCCTATGGGACGCGTTACTGAAGAAGCTATCACTGAAGTGTATTATTATGGGTGAGTTCAGAGTATTTCGTACAAACAACCTGAAGGACAGAGTGACTCCTGATTAGGATTCTCTTCTCCTAGATTTCACCAGTACAAAAAATCTATGTTCCTGGAATAATATTGGATTTACAGAACGCCAGGAATAAGCTGGGAATAGTCTGTTGAAGAACCAATGGAGGCAAGATAACAAACAGTATGGTCTCTCACCAGCGTGCACAATATTCCAGGCGGAACTCCTAGCACTGAAGAAAGCAACAGAATGGAGTGTAAATAGACCGTGTAATGTACGAACTTTATGTGCTTCTCAAGCAGCACTCGCAGCAATTGACGATAAATATAACCTCAATCCAATTGCGGTTGGTATTAGGGAAACTTTGTTACTATGTAAGCAACATGTATGTTTCGATTGGGTACGTGGTCATGTAGGGAACACAGGAAACGAAAGAGCAGATCATCTAGCCAAGATGGTCGCAATTTCGGAAACAGAAAACACATACTCTAAACAACCCCTCTCTTATGTAAAAATGCAAATGAAGGTGGACATCttaaatgactggaatgcaatgtggttaaatagtacaaatggTCAAATCGcaaaatcactatattttcccacagttaaagatagactaaccgtaaagaattatgaaccatcttacatatccacgcaatttatgactggacacggaaaatttaattcatattttgaacgtttcaaaattgacaacccacacggctcttcatgtccctgtgaacaccccacacaaacagtcgaccacctgttatttgagtgcccgctacaagaacgcaagagataccggctagaaacccactttggcatgtgcgatacaactttctcaccaccaattacaaaagttcttctgaagcaatgttgcataaaggaatttcacatatttattacaggtgtatttaacaccttgtagaaaataacagtattcagtaacagtgtcctatttattcttttgcagccaaatttgtaacttttaaaagtatagttatcatgctgaagtgtatgtgttgtagaggatgcttgatttgttgtgtatgtgacTCATAGTTGTGGGATGgttgattgtgtctgtgtgactattgtatattaatttatgatgtatgttagggaaagttgcttaattgtgttatagagtaccgctataagaaatgttttgtttatgtgttgtaactgttttctgtatgtctcaattgatgactgatgtttgatttgcaatcgcaatgtttaaattacggatggtttaggttttatttccattgtgtaagctaatttatttttcttttcaatttgttttatgcttaggtctattttttgtgtaaaactatagccctagcatacatatgtaaaatagggctacccccattggagataaaataataataataataataataataataataataataataataataataataataagataactaCAGCAGAACGACTGGCAGAATAACGCCAGGAAAGCAAAACAAAACGAGGTTGTCTGCAGTAGTGCAACTCACAGATTCCATCATTGCAGTCTGcaccattattttatcattaatataaatgtcTCACCTACTCTGAATGATCAATATGTACTTGGACCCAATCATCACAAGAGATTCAAACCTTAAACCTTTCAGAGTATAACCGTTGTACATTGCTCCGTCGATATTGGAGAAAGTCGTTGCTTACccacttagatataacacgcagaGCAAgacccctgcaatcggcaagcatcatgtttagatagagcatgaaagtcaagaaatatgtgtatctaatgcctacccatgtCCCATCAGGAGATTTTATGCGCGTTATCGGGATTTCTTTACGTCGATGTCGAGACTGTGTCGCTGCTGACAGATATATTCAATAGTATTATTGTAACACAGGTTAGTACTCATTTTTATTAGTCTTAAATATAAAGGcagtataataatgttattagtaCTAAAGGTTACCTCTGATTGactttctggctgatatgtagcctatcaggttgtttcaaaaatacggggcataatttcaggtatgtatttcccacatgtagacaatcaaaatagttcattacaacatgtgtccggaaatgctttatttccgagttatgggcttcacaacattgaaattcaccggaacgtttttctttccccaggtcgttgccgtcaaaggagacattaagagggcactctgacagttcattccgaggcgaaggttacattcagtgttgtgtaggcgttagactgtgcgacatgtattcaaatcaagagctggcagagatacacttcatgtacggtaaggcagacggcaatgctgcgctggctcgtcgtttgtaccaggagaggtacccacagcgacaatgtccagatcggaagacatttgtacgtctccattaccgtctgtgcgagtatggaaaatttaactctcctggtttgggaaggggacgaccaagatctacaactccagaagtacaggaggagattctggaggctgtgaacatgactccttctatcagcacacgaagagtagcgttgcaagtcaatgttcctcatacgactgtctggagactgttgaaagagtatcaattgtatccttatcatttgcaacgtgtacaggccctgtcaccagcagattaccctgcacgagttaggttctgtcagtggttcttgcagcagtgtggtgtaaatccgaactttcctggagtttgggatcgtgttcgcaggtcaatgagacatcgatgtgaggtctgtattcaagcaggaggtggacattttgaacatcttctgtaatgacaacgacctgcggaaagaaaaacgttccggtgaatttcaatgttgcgaaggccataactcggaaatgaagcatttccgggcacatgttgtaatgaactattttgattgtctgcatgtgggaaatacatacctgaaattatgccccgtatttttgaaacacccattctcagcaggcagcgcattttcgttcccaaacaagttagaagAGTTATCGATTAGTACATCCTGGCCGTTCAGAGTTGAAACTCTGACGCTAAATGCTTAcctcaggacgctacgaaaggtatagttcagtacataataataatcgaTCACGATAACTGTAAGTGGGTTTGCTACTAACTTGAAATGATCTGTCCTGCTACATTTTAACCACATGAACGCACTAAAACTTCGAATTCGAAACTAgggctctacaaaatattagtgctacatatgacagaaaatataattagataataaCACAGCACAGATCATCATTTCACATAGATCACAgtatgtttccatttcttatGCTGAAATAGTCCTTCCGAAATTCGAATATGACGCCTTAGATCTTGCTGAAGGTattcttttgaaagaaagaaaataaagaagaaataaatactgtatattttacaaattaagttaaattaatttagacCCTAGCGACATTGGAATGGGGCAAACTAGTGTTCAGAAACGAGCCCACTtagaaaattgtttaaaacaaatacagatcaaaattaaacataatataacatatattgataaattaaaataatattaacacaaaagtctgaacGAAAGTCAACTTACTTAGTATTacaatcagatcacaatgtagtcgtaacttggtgtttcACATAACATCATTGACGATGGAGCGtctgtattgtactatgattcatagtctatgcgtaaCTGTTTGCAATTCTACCCTGCTTATGAATCtacgtgacgtaatagatatgccagaagaaactactcgattcgctgtacgtttgggaacacaaatgcgctgcttgattatcaggcagtatatctcacttgacgatttatgccagaggaagaacaactgtttgtatgcatttgaaatctgactagttttttttttttttcgctgttggtaactctatagcatctattagatgctttatggttgtgcttaACAGATGTGTGTTCAGGTTACAGCGACAgtcctatgtatttttatatatgtcatgattggttaattaatattaacacggcactcacaatcatacaaatttccagactttaGACACCCCGGGAATTCtccttcttcaagaaaaattcaccgagcccgggaatcgaacctgggacctcctgatctggaagccagcacgttgaccaacagaccacggaggcagtcaactAGTTGAATATAattatagctaatcggcgatgtatgcattggagggggaaaggaatggccaccctaccccattatctcctggcctagttgcctcatgagtggggTTCAAACTTATCTTtagagagttgactaaacaacaacagtacaCAAGGGTTACATTGCATATTGTTACTAACGGACATGGCCACTCATTTTTCCCGGTTGCAATGTGAGATATAGCGCATGCAAGGAATGGAGTTTGACGGCCCCGAATGCTACTGATCGTTCTGTACATTCCCGATCATCCTGATATTTTATGGAGGTCACATTTCTTTGAAACAAGTTTGTTAATTACAGAttctaacaataataatgaattttttaaACGATTTCCCTTGACTGTAAAGGGTAGAGTTAAAATGCCAATGCCAAGAAATGagacaattaaaaatatacattcattCTTAATATAGTGCACATTAATTTCATAAATCTATGCAAAAGAAATACCAGAAACATCcattacagtccacacctgtggagtaacggtcagcgcgtctggcggcgaaaccaggtggcccgggttcgaatcccggtcggggcaagttacctggttgaggttttttccggggttttccctcaacccaatacgagcaaatgctgggtaactttcggtgctggacccaaaactcatttcaccggcatcaacttcatttcattcagacgctaaataacctgagatgttgatacagcgtcgtaaaataacctaataaaaaataaaattcattacaatttgGCCGAACATATCACCAGTAGTAAATAAAGTATTGTAATTATcgtattcacaattaaaatacaTTCACTTTCTTAGAAACTGAAGTGCCCTCTCTCCTTTAGAAAAGATCTAGATTGATCGATTATGTCTAGACCTagatacaaccacagtctactatatacagtggcgaagctcaatatgtagtaaaaatccaaacatgggtagttgcccaccactaggatcgctactatcgcctcatcatcggagatctctctctcctagtagacgacaaaatatgttacactttcgttgtgttcttttggaaaaattaacaccttccttccattattgaaatattaaatgcataaagttaatttattattttaatgaagtatattaaattccaccataaactcgaagataactgcaagaaataggttaatattatttttgtttgtgcaaaacgaactgaaatttactataaacgcttcactcattcaagattatagcgataattaactatgaaaccaataaatattaatttgcatttccctttacaacaataataatggaaatatgaattaatggagtaacttacgtgtaccggtacttgtagtgtaggcttacgtagttaacaaagtgggatgaggttaagcaataataatcacaccagaattggaaataaaacgcgatcaataaattttattgtaacagactttttcttcgtctctagtaaaataacaaataaaaataacaacaaaattaacagctataattaaaaacatatcctttaaaaaaaataggcctaagcaataataatcccaccagaattgaaaataaaacgtgatcaataaatttcattaaaacaaacttaatttttctacgtctctagtaaaatattcttattccaattattgtattttag includes the following:
- the LOC138691640 gene encoding uncharacterized protein — protein: MAWYLVCLISIVAVSQVGPTELPNAGTMIEMQFEVSRPCEDFPDGDIKLSNLSMEQLGRNQMAMSGLLDMKVTLDERFQLMVTLIRCNSKSDRGNCEEFPPSPITDMCEKLPQEDQIWTDFVHKLQNFTPKCPVPPGSYAFHQHKLDMDSVANMPLMVGYWIMKSEGFVGEDKVMCELSEMSFTRKKIKKG